The Thermoproteota archaeon genome includes a window with the following:
- a CDS encoding universal stress protein, protein MKRLQYTKILVPVDGSKFAEKALLHACELAKNYHSEVTLIYVVDKSYTISFLDKKEYLSMVRKFADKIIKKSLSLTVQNGIDAKHLIKEGNVADEIIKFAKKDNTNLIVMGSRGLGKTLRLFLGSISNKLVNNSPCSVLIIKN, encoded by the coding sequence ATGAAACGGTTACAATATACAAAAATTCTTGTTCCAGTTGATGGTTCCAAATTTGCTGAAAAAGCATTGCTTCATGCATGTGAATTGGCAAAAAATTATCATTCTGAAGTTACTTTGATTTACGTTGTTGATAAATCATATACAATAAGCTTTCTTGATAAAAAAGAGTATTTGTCCATGGTTAGAAAGTTTGCAGACAAAATAATCAAGAAATCATTATCTCTGACAGTTCAAAACGGAATTGATGCAAAACATCTGATTAAAGAAGGAAACGTTGCAGATGAAATTATTAAATTTGCAAAAAAAGATAATACAAATCTGATTGTAATGGGAAGTAGGGGTTTAGGAAAAACACTTCGTTTGTTTTTGGGAAGTATTTCAAATAAGCTTGTAAATAATTCTCCATGTTCAGTTTTGATAATAAAAAATTAG
- a CDS encoding universal stress protein, giving the protein MIKKNFKKILVPLDGSKNSLRGLDHAIYLARQCQATLTGIYIMPIYPRSFSDSIMPYQIVLKKEATKFMNKAKTISAKKGIAFSSKIDYGSPSIDIPNFAKDKKFDLIVIGSRGYSGIKETFLGSVANGIVHKSKVPVLVVK; this is encoded by the coding sequence ATGATTAAAAAAAATTTCAAGAAGATCCTAGTTCCTCTTGATGGTTCCAAAAACTCTCTTCGTGGATTAGATCATGCCATTTACTTGGCTAGACAATGTCAAGCAACTTTAACTGGCATTTACATAATGCCGATTTATCCAAGAAGTTTCTCAGATTCTATCATGCCTTATCAAATAGTCCTAAAAAAAGAGGCTACAAAATTCATGAATAAGGCAAAAACCATATCAGCCAAAAAAGGAATTGCCTTTAGCTCAAAGATAGACTATGGAAGTCCTAGTATTGACATACCTAATTTTGCAAAAGATAAGAAATTTGATCTAATCGTAATTGGCTCCAGAGGATATTCTGGAATTAAGGAAACATTTCTTGGAAGTGTCGCAAACGGTATAGTTCACAAATCAAAAGTTCCTGTTTTGGTTGTAAAGTGA
- a CDS encoding universal stress protein, producing MGLEIKHILVPFDDSDRSFNAFNFALDLAKKYHSSLSVVTVMYSSVLGSSFLDIPAHETYIEKTRLKRLSHVFNRLKLAAEKFQIPFISEIILSSSVAESLLSFANSYKVDLIVLGTRGRTGSPLRLQLGSVATLISHNATCPVLLVK from the coding sequence ATAGGGTTGGAAATAAAGCACATCCTGGTACCATTTGATGATTCTGACAGATCTTTTAACGCATTTAATTTTGCTTTGGATCTTGCAAAAAAATACCACTCTAGTCTTTCAGTTGTCACTGTCATGTATAGCAGTGTCCTTGGAAGCTCATTTCTGGATATACCTGCTCATGAAACTTACATTGAGAAAACCAGACTCAAAAGACTTTCTCATGTTTTTAACAGACTGAAACTTGCAGCGGAAAAATTCCAAATTCCATTTATTTCAGAAATAATCTTGTCTTCGTCTGTAGCTGAGTCATTATTGTCATTTGCTAATTCATACAAAGTTGACTTAATAGTTCTCGGAACTAGGGGTAGAACAGGCTCTCCATTAAGATTACAGTTAGGGAGTGTTGCTACTTTGATATCTCATAATGCGACATGTCCAGTATTATTAGTAAAATAA
- a CDS encoding CBS domain-containing protein encodes MAHTFVKDVMNKKIVSIDHNKSIKETAELMSKSDVGCAIITENNSPIGIITERDFVKRIVANNKAGSDLVKEVMSSPLITIDSDETVWEAAEIMKTKNIHKVVATENDTIVGIITTSDLVKICSAGSDSEMRRICDQILLRMEKSQ; translated from the coding sequence ATGGCACATACATTCGTTAAAGATGTAATGAATAAGAAGATAGTATCCATTGATCATAATAAGAGCATTAAAGAAACAGCAGAATTAATGAGTAAATCAGATGTGGGTTGTGCAATCATTACAGAGAATAATTCTCCAATAGGCATCATTACTGAGAGAGATTTTGTAAAGCGAATAGTTGCTAATAACAAAGCCGGTTCAGATTTAGTAAAAGAAGTTATGTCTTCACCATTAATCACTATTGATTCGGATGAAACAGTTTGGGAAGCAGCTGAAATAATGAAAACAAAAAATATTCACAAAGTGGTTGCTACTGAAAACGACACAATTGTAGGTATAATCACGACAAGCGATCTTGTAAAGATTTGTAGTGCAGGTTCTGATTCTGAAATGAGAAGAATTTGTGATCAAATTCTTTTACGAATGGAAAAATCTCAGTAA
- a CDS encoding universal stress protein, with product MSVSKILVPLDGSKNSLRGLDHAIYLARQCQATITGLYVTPIQEPKTNDQISYVERYLLKHASQFMQKSKKRAAQNGILFEDKVLYGDEGKKIVNYAKKGKFDLIVIGSRGVGTVKGFFLGSTSNYVLHKSSVPVLVVK from the coding sequence ATGTCAGTTAGTAAGATTTTAGTTCCTCTTGATGGTTCCAAAAACTCTCTTCGTGGATTAGATCATGCCATTTACTTGGCTAGACAATGCCAAGCAACAATTACTGGATTGTACGTTACACCAATTCAAGAACCGAAAACAAATGATCAGATTTCTTATGTAGAGAGATACCTGCTAAAGCATGCATCACAATTTATGCAAAAGTCAAAAAAACGTGCTGCACAAAATGGAATTTTGTTTGAAGATAAGGTTCTCTATGGGGATGAAGGTAAAAAAATTGTCAATTATGCAAAAAAAGGAAAGTTTGATCTAATCGTAATTGGTTCTAGAGGTGTAGGAACAGTAAAGGGTTTCTTTTTAGGAAGCACGTCTAATTATGTACTTCACAAATCATCAGTGCCGGTTTTGGTTGTAAAATGA
- a CDS encoding P-II family nitrogen regulator, which yields MKRIETLITPAMLDNVVKAIKKVGVGGITVSHAQGQGSADPPLVGQYFARERIVVVVDDSKVEPILESISKVACTGTKGDGKVFVTNVEDALDICTKQRGAKAI from the coding sequence ATGAAAAGAATTGAAACCCTGATTACGCCAGCAATGCTAGATAATGTGGTAAAAGCTATCAAAAAAGTAGGAGTAGGGGGAATAACAGTATCTCATGCTCAAGGACAAGGTAGTGCTGACCCACCATTGGTAGGACAGTATTTTGCTAGAGAAAGAATAGTAGTGGTAGTTGATGACTCCAAAGTTGAACCAATTTTAGAATCAATTTCAAAAGTTGCGTGTACTGGAACTAAGGGAGATGGTAAAGTTTTTGTCACAAATGTTGAAGACGCTCTAGATATTTGTACAAAACAGAGAGGAGCTAAAGCAATTTAG
- a CDS encoding CBS domain-containing protein — translation MTKSVISVDAELNVNEAAKMMEDTKVGAIIVMENNSPVGIITDRDFATKIVAHAYPITTPVKQIMSTPLITIGPEESVWSISGLMNSRNIRKIPVVDDDKVVGIVTATDLVKQFATCTEEDMRKMYYHSISEVFSRYSPYS, via the coding sequence ATGACAAAATCTGTCATATCTGTTGATGCTGAATTAAATGTAAACGAAGCTGCAAAAATGATGGAAGACACCAAAGTTGGCGCAATAATTGTCATGGAGAATAACTCCCCAGTTGGTATTATTACAGATAGAGATTTTGCAACCAAAATTGTTGCCCATGCATATCCCATAACTACTCCTGTAAAACAGATAATGTCCACACCCTTAATCACAATAGGTCCAGAAGAATCTGTTTGGTCCATTTCAGGACTGATGAATTCTCGAAATATTCGAAAAATTCCTGTTGTAGATGATGATAAGGTGGTTGGAATTGTTACTGCTACTGACTTGGTAAAACAATTTGCAACATGTACTGAAGAAGATATGAGAAAGATGTATTATCATTCTATCTCTGAAGTATTCAGTAGATACAGTCCTTATAGCTAA
- a CDS encoding pyridoxamine 5'-phosphate oxidase family protein: MKIPDEVKKMLESQGIVAIGTSGGAKFVNITPRTFFIVEDDAIYWLDFFKHKSFRNYTVNPNATLAVYDKEEYAGYQIHGRVSILTDEPKCSEIKKNIFDVSLNRIKSEKAKKMKDHSSSLIMFEPKVIYSLIPEEFSNLSISSDIEPSRIFFDSEKNN, translated from the coding sequence ATGAAGATTCCAGATGAGGTTAAGAAAATGCTCGAATCTCAAGGAATTGTGGCAATTGGTACATCAGGTGGAGCAAAATTTGTCAATATTACGCCTAGAACATTCTTCATTGTAGAAGATGATGCGATATACTGGCTTGATTTTTTCAAGCACAAGTCATTTAGAAACTATACGGTAAATCCTAATGCAACTTTAGCTGTCTATGATAAAGAAGAGTATGCAGGATATCAGATTCATGGAAGAGTATCCATTTTGACAGATGAACCAAAATGTTCAGAAATTAAAAAAAATATCTTTGATGTGTCCCTAAATAGAATTAAATCCGAAAAAGCTAAAAAAATGAAAGATCATTCTTCCAGCTTGATAATGTTCGAACCAAAGGTAATCTATTCATTAATTCCAGAAGAATTTTCAAATTTGTCAATATCATCAGATATAGAACCGTCTAGAATATTTTTTGATTCAGAGAAAAATAATTAA
- a CDS encoding restriction endonuclease, translated as MKKIFIRKASGKHVPFERSKVEATCVRAGASKQFAEKVARKVQAQLYEGISTKEVYKLVLRQLALADKDHAIQHRYRLKESIMLMGPAGFPFEVFIKGVLQYYGHHPESIREKIQGQCVIHEIDIITTLDNGDKCMIECKYHNSPGIFTGIKESLYTHARFLDLKEEIQKEMLVSNTKISSDALQYAQCVGQKILCWRYPLDNGLEKIIEKEGLYPITILKLQARELEEFSKNHIMIAKDLLTLDLGKFSRNTGISLERLKRLQRMTQHVISAKSSE; from the coding sequence TTGAAAAAAATTTTCATAAGAAAAGCCAGTGGAAAGCATGTCCCATTTGAACGAAGTAAGGTTGAAGCTACATGTGTCAGAGCCGGAGCGAGTAAGCAATTTGCAGAAAAAGTTGCAAGAAAAGTTCAGGCTCAATTATACGAGGGAATATCGACCAAAGAAGTTTACAAGTTAGTGTTAAGGCAGTTGGCTTTGGCAGACAAAGATCATGCTATTCAACATAGGTATCGCTTAAAGGAATCAATCATGTTGATGGGTCCGGCTGGTTTCCCATTTGAAGTATTCATAAAAGGAGTTTTACAATATTATGGTCATCATCCAGAATCTATCAGAGAAAAAATTCAAGGTCAGTGTGTTATTCATGAAATAGATATCATAACAACATTGGATAATGGTGATAAGTGTATGATAGAATGCAAGTATCATAATTCACCGGGGATTTTTACTGGAATTAAAGAATCATTGTACACCCATGCAAGATTTCTTGATTTGAAAGAAGAAATACAAAAAGAGATGCTAGTGTCAAATACAAAAATTTCATCAGATGCTTTACAATACGCTCAATGTGTTGGGCAAAAAATACTTTGTTGGAGATACCCCTTAGATAATGGATTAGAAAAGATTATTGAAAAAGAAGGGTTGTATCCAATCACAATCCTTAAACTTCAAGCAAGGGAATTAGAAGAATTCTCTAAAAATCACATTATGATTGCAAAAGATCTATTGACTTTGGATTTGGGAAAATTTTCTAGAAATACAGGTATTTCGTTAGAGCGATTAAAAAGACTGCAAAGAATGACTCAGCATGTCATTAGTGCAAAGTCATCTGAATGA
- a CDS encoding transcription initiation factor TFIIIB, with product MLEYFTSDYDAKCRLDTCKTYPAITDQERGEIVCGECGTVLLQNIPDVEHEAYSSQDDFMNQTRTGPGMSLAMHDKGLSTVIGNNKDSAGNNLSRDIKNQFSRLRVWDQRSKSKTVVRLSKAFTILNALKTKLAIPDTVVEDTAQIYRRAVAARLTRGRTMRSLVAASLYAACRQSSTLRSLDDIVAAANVEKRILSRDFRTLVSRLELNVEQYDTAVFITKICNNLNMKETTKRQAVDFLKKCEDIGITEGKNPIVQAASCVYIACVLNGEKISQNEISRVAAVSSVAIRNRTLLIKEELGI from the coding sequence GTGTTAGAATATTTTACTAGTGATTACGATGCAAAGTGTAGACTAGACACTTGCAAAACCTACCCGGCAATTACGGACCAAGAAAGGGGTGAAATTGTGTGCGGGGAATGCGGTACAGTGCTATTGCAAAATATACCTGATGTGGAGCATGAAGCATATTCATCACAAGATGATTTTATGAATCAAACTAGAACTGGTCCTGGAATGTCATTAGCAATGCATGACAAGGGATTATCAACGGTGATTGGCAACAACAAAGATTCAGCAGGTAATAATCTATCTAGAGATATAAAAAATCAATTTTCAAGATTAAGAGTATGGGATCAAAGGAGCAAATCAAAAACAGTTGTGAGGCTAAGTAAGGCATTTACAATTCTTAATGCTCTAAAAACAAAGCTGGCTATTCCAGATACTGTCGTTGAAGACACTGCACAGATTTACAGGAGAGCAGTTGCTGCAAGATTAACTAGAGGTAGAACAATGAGATCCCTAGTAGCTGCTTCACTTTATGCAGCATGTAGGCAATCAAGTACACTTCGTTCCTTAGATGATATAGTTGCTGCTGCAAATGTAGAAAAAAGGATACTTTCAAGAGACTTTAGAACGTTGGTCAGCAGACTTGAATTGAATGTTGAACAGTATGATACTGCCGTATTTATCACAAAAATTTGTAATAATTTGAATATGAAAGAGACTACAAAGCGTCAGGCAGTAGATTTCTTGAAAAAATGTGAAGATATAGGCATCACTGAGGGTAAAAATCCAATTGTACAGGCTGCTTCATGTGTCTATATTGCATGCGTACTTAATGGAGAGAAAATAAGTCAAAATGAAATTTCTAGAGTTGCAGCAGTTAGTTCTGTAGCAATAAGAAATCGAACACTATTGATAAAAGAAGAATTGGGAATCTAG
- a CDS encoding amino acid permease, with product MSELSRNMGLFHLIMYGVGLILGAGIYVLIGEAAGLAGNAVWISFLIGSIVAVFAGLSYAELAALFPKAAAEYVFVKNAFRNNFIAFTIGWLTSITSMITAATVGLGFGGYLVGFVDIPIVIGAIVILGILSVISFVGIRESSWMNTIFAIITIAGLVLIIILGFSYEVKEPVDYLQTTGISGIVLAFVLIFFAFIGFEDMANIAEEVKRPAKNLPRGILLAVLITGVIYILVSISVLRVMTWEELGQSSAPLADVANRAFGDNGSLTLSAIALFATASTILITLVAGARMLYGMARDGSLPKIFGKIHPKTKTPWMAVIAIFVISTGFTLIGDIVIVANIVVFAIVITFAMINLAVIVLRYTKPDEPRPFRVPINIGRFPVLPLFGLAATLYMITQFDLQVILSGVGIVALGTIVYFAYIKRLEKIHSESK from the coding sequence ATGTCAGAATTAAGCCGAAACATGGGTTTGTTTCATCTAATAATGTACGGTGTCGGATTAATTCTTGGTGCAGGCATCTATGTTCTCATTGGAGAAGCTGCTGGACTTGCAGGAAATGCCGTATGGATATCATTTCTAATTGGTTCAATTGTTGCAGTTTTTGCAGGATTAAGCTATGCTGAACTAGCTGCACTATTTCCAAAAGCAGCAGCAGAATATGTTTTTGTAAAAAATGCATTTAGGAATAATTTCATTGCATTCACAATTGGCTGGCTTACTTCTATTACCTCAATGATTACAGCTGCGACAGTAGGATTGGGATTTGGTGGTTACCTGGTAGGCTTTGTCGATATTCCAATTGTTATTGGAGCAATTGTAATACTTGGAATATTATCTGTCATTAGCTTTGTAGGAATTAGGGAATCATCATGGATGAATACCATTTTTGCCATCATAACAATCGCAGGACTAGTTTTGATAATTATTCTTGGTTTCAGCTATGAAGTCAAAGAGCCCGTTGATTACTTACAGACAACTGGCATATCAGGAATTGTTCTTGCATTTGTTTTGATCTTTTTTGCATTTATTGGATTTGAGGATATGGCAAATATCGCTGAAGAAGTTAAAAGACCTGCAAAGAATCTGCCGAGAGGAATACTCCTTGCAGTTCTCATTACAGGAGTAATCTACATTCTTGTATCAATTTCTGTGTTAAGAGTAATGACATGGGAGGAGTTGGGGCAATCTTCTGCTCCACTTGCAGATGTTGCAAATAGGGCATTTGGGGACAATGGTAGTTTGACATTATCCGCAATAGCATTATTTGCCACGGCTAGCACGATTCTAATCACACTGGTTGCGGGAGCTAGAATGCTTTACGGAATGGCACGTGACGGTTCACTTCCAAAAATATTTGGTAAAATCCATCCTAAAACTAAAACTCCATGGATGGCAGTAATTGCAATCTTTGTAATTAGTACAGGATTTACATTAATTGGAGATATTGTAATTGTTGCCAACATTGTAGTCTTTGCAATAGTAATTACATTTGCAATGATAAATTTGGCAGTAATTGTATTGCGTTATACGAAACCAGATGAGCCAAGACCGTTTCGTGTACCGATTAACATTGGAAGGTTTCCAGTACTTCCATTATTTGGTCTGGCAGCAACTTTGTACATGATCACTCAGTTTGATTTACAGGTAATTTTATCGGGAGTAGGAATTGTTGCGTTAGGTACGATAGTATATTTTGCATATATCAAAAGGCTAGAAAAAATTCATTCTGAGAGTAAATAA
- a CDS encoding universal stress protein — protein MKKVKSILVPLDGSKNSFRALDFAITLAKPINASITGIHCIDLQLVLEYAVIDPVSIRLEKKAHQFLKTAKKNCAKNRIEFKQKILRGKTSEKILQFSKKGKFDLIVMGSKGEGMVQEMLLGSVSHEITHRSKIPVVIVR, from the coding sequence ATGAAAAAAGTTAAGTCAATCCTAGTTCCTCTTGATGGCTCAAAAAATTCTTTCCGAGCTCTAGATTTTGCAATAACTCTAGCCAAACCAATAAACGCATCAATTACAGGAATTCACTGTATCGATTTACAATTGGTTCTAGAATATGCTGTTATAGATCCTGTGTCAATCAGATTAGAAAAAAAAGCACATCAATTCTTAAAAACTGCTAAAAAAAATTGTGCTAAAAACAGAATCGAATTCAAACAAAAAATTCTACGCGGTAAAACTTCCGAAAAAATTCTGCAATTTTCAAAAAAGGGAAAATTTGATCTCATTGTTATGGGATCAAAAGGCGAAGGAATGGTTCAAGAGATGCTTTTGGGAAGCGTTTCACACGAAATTACTCACAGATCTAAAATCCCAGTTGTAATAGTTCGATAG
- a CDS encoding rhomboid family intramembrane serine protease — translation MLPLRDENPHPKSFKPKLTILLMILNVAVFFVEVAITGQIWEFSNQNAAMMFFEWGAVPSCVTGASYIVQPGMQIPCPDMPEVSLLSSMFMHGGLMHLGGNMLFLWIFGDNMEYKFGRAKFLGVYLMWGIGAGLAHIAIDPLSPVPAVGASGAISGVLGAYLAIYPRVRISTFLMLGFFWRMLHIEARWFLPFWLIFQNLLPFFIGGFGVAGGGVAYMAHIGGFAIGYATGYLYKKTHSSEFTYGTRYGYRGN, via the coding sequence ATGCTTCCATTAAGAGATGAAAATCCTCATCCAAAATCATTCAAGCCCAAACTAACCATTCTACTAATGATACTAAATGTTGCAGTATTTTTTGTAGAGGTGGCAATTACGGGCCAAATTTGGGAATTTTCAAATCAAAACGCTGCAATGATGTTCTTTGAATGGGGAGCTGTTCCCTCATGTGTTACAGGTGCAAGTTATATCGTTCAACCTGGAATGCAGATTCCATGTCCTGACATGCCCGAGGTATCTCTACTTAGCTCAATGTTCATGCATGGTGGTTTGATGCACTTGGGTGGTAACATGTTGTTTCTTTGGATATTTGGTGACAACATGGAGTACAAGTTTGGCAGAGCAAAGTTTCTTGGAGTCTACTTGATGTGGGGTATCGGTGCAGGACTAGCTCACATTGCAATTGATCCTCTAAGTCCAGTTCCAGCAGTTGGAGCATCAGGTGCAATCTCTGGAGTGTTGGGTGCATACCTTGCAATTTATCCGCGAGTTAGAATTTCGACTTTTCTAATGTTGGGATTCTTTTGGAGAATGTTACATATCGAAGCAAGATGGTTTTTGCCATTCTGGTTGATTTTTCAAAACTTGTTGCCGTTCTTTATTGGAGGCTTTGGTGTAGCCGGTGGTGGTGTTGCATACATGGCTCACATCGGTGGTTTTGCAATAGGATACGCCACAGGATATCTTTACAAAAAAACTCACAGCTCAGAATTTACCTATGGGACAAGGTATGGATATAGAGGAAACTAA
- a CDS encoding 4-oxalocrotonate tautomerase family protein, translating to MPLITVSMYPGRTQQQKDDYAKAITKAAVDILKTKESHVIVVFDENPKENWFLAGNQL from the coding sequence ATGCCACTAATTACAGTGTCAATGTATCCAGGGCGAACACAACAACAAAAAGATGATTATGCAAAGGCAATAACCAAAGCCGCTGTAGATATTCTCAAAACCAAAGAGAGTCATGTCATTGTCGTCTTTGATGAAAATCCAAAGGAAAATTGGTTTTTGGCTGGAAACCAGCTTTAA
- a CDS encoding thermosome subunit: MSQIATTPEGVPVILLKEGTKQSRGRDAQRNNIRAAKLISEIIQTSLGPRGMDKMLVDSLGDITITNDGATILKEIDVQHPAAKMMVEVAKATDSEVGDGTTSAVVLAGALLEKAESLIDDDIHPVIIADGYKKASKKASEFLSQIAINVDPKDKDVLEKIANTAMQTKLVSVEATDLAKLVVDAILKVIEEKNGIFKINLDNIKIEKKTGGSVSDSELVSGIILDKEIVHSGMPRRIENAKIALINDALEIKKTEFEAKLNISSPSQMKSFMEEENQILKDMVSKIKSTGANVVLCQKGIDEIIQHYMSKDGIIAVRRIKESDMTKLAKATGGRIVGRVDDLTDSELGMADNVEEKRVEEDNWVFIEGCKNPKAITILVRGGSQRVIDEADRSMHDALMVVKDVIEKPKVVYGGGSPEAFIALKLREWAKSLSGREQLAVEKFADALESIPLALARNAGMNPIDTITQLRSKQSTGEKFAGVDVINGTVANFEKLGIIEPVKVKEQIIKSATETANMILRIDNIVASSRSHSAPPGGMGGMPGMDTE, translated from the coding sequence ATGTCACAAATAGCTACAACACCAGAAGGCGTTCCAGTTATTTTACTTAAAGAGGGAACAAAACAATCACGTGGTCGTGATGCCCAGCGAAATAATATCCGAGCAGCAAAACTGATCTCTGAGATAATTCAGACTAGTTTAGGCCCACGTGGAATGGATAAAATGCTTGTTGATTCTCTTGGAGATATCACAATTACTAATGATGGAGCAACAATTCTCAAAGAGATTGATGTTCAACATCCAGCAGCAAAGATGATGGTGGAAGTAGCAAAAGCTACAGACAGCGAAGTAGGCGATGGCACAACATCTGCCGTAGTGCTAGCTGGTGCCCTACTTGAGAAGGCAGAATCATTAATTGATGATGACATACATCCTGTGATTATTGCAGATGGCTACAAAAAAGCATCAAAAAAGGCATCAGAATTCCTATCTCAAATTGCAATAAATGTAGATCCAAAAGACAAAGATGTGCTTGAAAAAATTGCAAACACGGCTATGCAGACAAAGCTTGTATCTGTTGAAGCAACAGATCTTGCAAAATTGGTGGTTGATGCCATACTCAAAGTCATTGAAGAAAAAAATGGAATATTCAAAATTAATCTAGATAATATAAAAATTGAAAAAAAGACTGGCGGTTCTGTATCTGATAGCGAACTGGTAAGTGGAATAATACTTGACAAAGAAATAGTTCATAGCGGAATGCCAAGAAGAATTGAGAATGCAAAGATTGCGTTAATTAATGATGCACTCGAGATTAAAAAGACAGAGTTTGAAGCAAAATTAAACATCTCTAGTCCAAGTCAGATGAAATCATTCATGGAGGAGGAAAACCAGATTCTCAAAGACATGGTGTCTAAGATAAAATCTACTGGTGCAAATGTAGTGTTATGTCAAAAGGGAATAGATGAGATTATTCAACATTATATGAGTAAGGACGGAATTATTGCTGTTAGAAGAATCAAGGAGAGTGATATGACAAAGCTTGCTAAAGCTACTGGCGGAAGAATCGTAGGAAGAGTTGACGATCTAACTGATAGCGAATTGGGTATGGCAGATAATGTTGAGGAGAAAAGAGTTGAAGAAGATAATTGGGTGTTTATTGAAGGGTGTAAGAATCCAAAAGCTATTACTATTCTTGTACGAGGAGGTTCGCAGAGAGTAATAGATGAAGCTGACCGTTCAATGCACGATGCACTGATGGTTGTAAAGGATGTGATTGAAAAACCAAAGGTTGTATATGGTGGAGGATCTCCTGAGGCATTTATCGCTTTAAAACTTAGGGAATGGGCAAAGTCACTTTCGGGAAGAGAACAACTAGCAGTTGAAAAGTTTGCAGATGCCTTGGAATCGATTCCACTTGCCCTTGCTAGAAACGCTGGAATGAATCCCATTGATACAATTACACAACTGCGTTCAAAACAAAGTACGGGAGAAAAGTTTGCCGGCGTTGATGTCATTAATGGAACTGTTGCAAATTTTGAAAAGTTAGGAATCATAGAACCAGTTAAGGTAAAAGAGCAGATAATAAAATCTGCCACAGAGACTGCCAACATGATTTTACGAATTGATAATATTGTAGCCTCCTCAAGAAGTCATTCAGCACCACCAGGAGGAATGGGTGGGATGCCTGGTATGGATACTGAATAG
- a CDS encoding carbon-nitrogen hydrolase family protein: protein MAKIALVQFKASTKKEENLKKILNYIEKAAKQKAKLVAFPEFMMFYTSSSQTPKDLANEAETISGNFVKSIARAAKLNSIQVIGTMYEKSNKKDRVFDTSFVIDKNGKVVSKYRKIHLYDALGFRESTKMTSGSKISKPTSSSIGKIGMLICYDLRFPEMARNLTLAGSEILVAPSAWVKGEMKEDHWITINKTRAIENGCYVIAPDQVGNIYCGRSLVVNPFGKILVDMKKRQGIAYADISLKEIKKTRTVLPLLKNRRKDVY from the coding sequence ATGGCAAAGATTGCACTTGTACAATTCAAGGCATCAACAAAAAAGGAAGAAAATTTAAAAAAAATTTTAAACTATATTGAAAAGGCTGCAAAACAAAAAGCAAAACTGGTTGCATTTCCTGAATTTATGATGTTCTATACCTCTTCATCACAAACACCAAAAGATCTCGCAAATGAAGCAGAAACGATTTCTGGAAACTTTGTAAAATCAATTGCAAGGGCTGCCAAGTTAAACTCAATTCAAGTGATAGGCACCATGTATGAAAAGAGCAACAAAAAGGACAGGGTCTTTGATACCTCTTTTGTTATCGATAAAAATGGTAAAGTTGTATCAAAATACCGAAAAATCCATCTTTATGATGCACTGGGTTTTAGAGAATCTACCAAAATGACCTCTGGTTCCAAGATTTCCAAGCCGACTTCTTCCAGTATTGGAAAGATTGGAATGCTGATTTGCTATGATCTGCGTTTTCCAGAGATGGCTCGCAATTTGACGCTTGCAGGCTCTGAAATTCTAGTTGCACCATCTGCATGGGTAAAGGGTGAGATGAAAGAAGATCACTGGATTACTATAAACAAAACGCGAGCAATTGAAAACGGATGTTATGTAATTGCACCTGATCAAGTAGGCAACATTTACTGCGGTAGAAGTCTAGTTGTTAATCCATTTGGCAAGATTCTTGTTGACATGAAGAAACGACAGGGCATAGCATATGCAGATATCTCACTAAAAGAGATCAAAAAAACCCGTACCGTTTTACCATTATTAAAAAATCGAAGAAAAGACGTCTATTGA